In one window of Acidobacteriota bacterium DNA:
- a CDS encoding transposase has translation MAEVGLLAFARIALEVGRAVLPPYRTRFSKHQFIQPQLLAILCLMRYEDWTFREAEVRLSEHGELRQVLGLKSVPDFTTLYRFLRRLESQTIERAVGETVRRMSGGRPCRRRRARVAVDATGLAQGAVSTYFVRRLHHHGQKALPWRHLLKWLVVADLDQQLLLSQRARPGPWNDCGSLSAVVHTASRQTRIGLVLADAEFDSERNHAYIRQRLGAHSVIPAKRGKKTWRVRGVRAEMRRAFPTKLYRRRALIETLFSSVKRKLSARAPGRSLRTQTLQALLLGLSFNLYRLRHRYIFLRMSTEPSTFWCVIKLGALAAKTNPLGVRSLHCSTVLAVGIR, from the coding sequence ATGGCCGAGGTTGGACTGCTGGCATTTGCTCGCATCGCCTTGGAAGTGGGCCGGGCGGTGCTCCCACCCTATCGAACTCGTTTCAGCAAGCATCAATTCATCCAGCCGCAGTTGCTGGCCATCCTCTGCCTGATGCGCTACGAGGACTGGACCTTTCGCGAAGCCGAAGTGCGCTTGAGCGAGCACGGAGAACTGCGCCAGGTCTTGGGATTGAAAAGCGTGCCCGATTTCACAACCTTGTACCGTTTCCTCCGTCGTCTGGAGAGCCAGACCATCGAGAGAGCGGTCGGCGAGACGGTGCGCCGGATGAGCGGTGGACGGCCCTGCCGTCGCCGGCGAGCTCGCGTGGCGGTCGACGCGACCGGTTTGGCGCAGGGAGCGGTGAGCACCTATTTTGTGCGGCGCCTGCATCATCACGGGCAAAAAGCCCTGCCGTGGCGGCACTTGCTGAAGTGGTTGGTCGTGGCGGATCTGGATCAGCAGCTCCTGCTCTCGCAGCGCGCTCGACCGGGTCCCTGGAACGACTGCGGGAGTTTATCGGCGGTCGTCCACACAGCTTCCCGGCAAACGCGGATCGGGTTGGTGCTGGCCGACGCCGAATTCGACAGCGAGAGGAATCACGCCTATATCCGTCAGCGGCTCGGGGCTCACAGCGTGATCCCTGCCAAGCGGGGGAAGAAAACTTGGCGGGTGCGCGGCGTGCGCGCCGAAATGCGGCGGGCGTTTCCCACCAAGCTCTACCGACGCCGCGCCCTGATCGAAACGCTGTTCTCTTCGGTGAAGCGCAAGCTCTCGGCTCGAGCCCCCGGTCGCTCGCTCCGCACACAGACCCTCCAAGCCCTGCTGCTTGGCCTGAGTTTCAACTTGTACCGCTTGAGACATCGCTACATCTTCCTGAGGATGTCAACAGAGCCGAGTACTTTCTGGTGTGTTATCAAACTCGGAGCCTTGGCCGCAAAGACAAACCCCTTGGGCGTGCGATCTCTCCATTGCTCGACGGTCTTGGCAGTGGGAATCCGATAG
- a CDS encoding DUF72 domain-containing protein encodes MCSKTAFGDSLPATPATSHVTTAKKDGILTLMGEKKTELYLGTSSWTAEGWVGSFYPEGTKPADFLQYYARHFNCVEIDSTFYRIPTAKTVEQWRDRTPKGFVFAAKAPSLITHQKVLGSVDILRKM; translated from the coding sequence ATGTGCTCGAAGACCGCTTTTGGAGACAGTCTTCCGGCCACGCCGGCTACCAGCCACGTGACCACAGCCAAGAAGGATGGGATACTGACTCTGATGGGCGAAAAGAAAACGGAACTCTACCTCGGGACTTCGAGTTGGACTGCTGAGGGGTGGGTCGGCAGCTTCTACCCCGAAGGCACGAAGCCGGCTGACTTCCTCCAGTACTATGCGCGCCACTTCAATTGCGTTGAGATTGACAGCACTTTCTATCGGATTCCCACTGCCAAGACCGTCGAGCAATGGAGAGATCGCACGCCCAAGGGGTTTGTCTTTGCGGCCAAGGCTCCGAGTTTGATAACACACCAGAAAGTACTCGGCTCTGTTGACATCCTCAGGAAGATGTAG